In one Lachnospiraceae bacterium GAM79 genomic region, the following are encoded:
- the smc gene encoding chromosome segregation protein SMC produces the protein MYLKSIEVNGFKSFANKIVFKFNHGITCIVGPNGSGKSNVADAVRWVLGEQSAKSLRGSKMEDVIFSGTQLRKPQGSAYVAITLDNSDHHLPIDYNEVTVARRVYRSGESEYLINGTVSRLKDVNSLFFDTGIGKEGYSIIGQGQIEKILNGKPEERRELFDEAAGIVKFKKNKAAAEKSLEAERDNLSRVNDILYELEKQVGPLQKQSETARKYLLFKDELKKLDINAFFLEMEHLKEILDKDTENREILNNDLTQNKEELEHTKEEYERIEQALEEINQAIDASKNQVHELRLKNERLEGEINVINQQILNSRQNDKNIQEQIDRINRQRETDRKEMENYQGQKDALGDQVSTISGSLDTAKGESSRLDAYIHECQDKIEECKSDIIEYIHESGNLQAKVGRYDAMLENINFRKTQLNQRYLQFKSDDNNDRKEHDELQVKLSVLDQNVSGIIKELETAEKDLEENQSRNKVNRERIHNTNEELSATRSKMEALRNITERYDGYGNSIRRVMEQKKNNPGIIGVVADIIDVDKKFEVAVETALGGSIQNIVTEDDSTAKKIIQFLKQNKYGRATFLPLNTITDRGQVRNEVLSEQGVIGIASSLVKADAKFDRLVKNLLGRIVVVDNIDHALAVARKYNQSLRLVTIEGELINPGGSMTGGAFRNSSNLLGRKRELDEIREKIDELNLIAKDAAGLDEELKTSRDALRAQIETLNTRLQQAYLEKNTLSLNMEQVASKLAESEKAFASIQKEINELNSQIAEINTNKDQIADNNKKHEAAKVQCEEMIKELESKSIEAQSKLAAANTKVSELLIEYNSVKQKDDFIQENIRRIRQDDEKLQEELASYITQVQATGTDITKLEEQAEAIRKTIEEDSDEVSDQEEQLAAYHKERDDMTASHKEFFAIREELSEKIAGLEKAVFKLDSAIEKNTEKSDELSNYMWAEYELTLNMAAEFRDEELNDLSSLKKEITAVKAKIKSLGDVNVNAIEDYKEVSERYEFLKGQHDDIVLAEKNLLDVIEKLNVSMQEQFNTKFKEIQVMFDKVFKELFGGGRGALELVDDTNLLETGIRIIAQPPGKKLQNMMQLSGGEKSLTAIALLFAIQSLKPSPFCLLDEIEAALDDSNVRRFAQYLNRLTKDTQFIVISHRKGTMEAADILYGITMQEKGVSTLVSVNLIENDLDK, from the coding sequence ATGTATTTAAAAAGTATTGAAGTAAACGGCTTCAAATCATTTGCAAATAAAATCGTATTCAAATTCAATCATGGAATAACCTGTATCGTTGGACCGAATGGTTCGGGAAAGAGTAACGTGGCGGATGCTGTCCGCTGGGTACTTGGTGAACAGAGCGCAAAGAGTCTCCGAGGCTCTAAGATGGAGGATGTAATCTTCTCCGGTACACAGCTTCGTAAGCCACAGGGTTCTGCTTATGTAGCGATCACGTTAGATAACAGTGATCATCATCTGCCGATTGATTATAATGAAGTAACGGTTGCCAGACGTGTGTATCGTTCGGGAGAGAGTGAATATCTTATTAATGGAACAGTCAGTCGTTTAAAGGATGTAAATTCGCTGTTCTTTGATACCGGTATCGGTAAAGAGGGATATTCCATTATCGGACAGGGTCAGATTGAGAAGATCTTAAATGGTAAACCGGAGGAACGACGGGAACTGTTCGATGAAGCGGCAGGAATCGTAAAATTTAAAAAGAACAAAGCGGCAGCCGAGAAATCATTAGAAGCAGAGCGTGACAATCTAAGTCGTGTCAATGATATTTTATATGAGTTGGAAAAGCAGGTCGGTCCATTACAGAAGCAGTCAGAAACAGCGAGAAAATATCTGCTGTTTAAGGACGAACTGAAGAAACTGGATATCAATGCCTTTTTCCTTGAAATGGAGCATTTAAAAGAGATTCTTGATAAAGATACAGAGAATCGGGAAATCTTAAATAATGATCTCACGCAGAATAAAGAAGAACTGGAGCATACAAAGGAAGAATATGAGCGTATTGAGCAGGCATTAGAGGAGATCAATCAGGCAATCGATGCATCCAAGAATCAGGTGCATGAGCTCCGGTTAAAGAATGAACGTTTGGAAGGTGAGATCAATGTTATCAACCAGCAGATCTTGAACTCCCGACAGAATGATAAGAATATACAGGAACAGATCGACAGGATCAACCGTCAGCGGGAAACTGACCGGAAAGAGATGGAGAATTATCAAGGACAAAAGGATGCCCTTGGAGATCAGGTTTCAACCATTTCCGGTTCTCTGGATACTGCAAAAGGAGAAAGCAGCCGCTTGGATGCCTATATCCATGAATGTCAGGATAAGATCGAAGAATGTAAATCCGACATCATCGAATATATCCATGAGAGTGGAAATCTTCAAGCGAAGGTCGGAAGATATGATGCGATGCTTGAGAACATCAACTTCCGTAAGACCCAGTTAAATCAGAGATATCTGCAATTTAAAAGTGATGATAATAACGACCGGAAGGAACATGATGAGTTACAGGTAAAGCTATCTGTATTGGATCAGAATGTATCCGGCATTATCAAGGAACTCGAAACTGCAGAAAAGGATCTGGAAGAAAATCAGAGCAGAAATAAGGTCAATCGTGAGCGGATACATAATACAAACGAAGAATTATCAGCGACCAGATCCAAGATGGAAGCACTCCGGAATATTACAGAACGCTATGATGGCTATGGCAACAGCATCCGTCGTGTTATGGAGCAGAAAAAGAACAATCCGGGCATTATCGGAGTTGTTGCTGATATAATCGATGTCGATAAGAAGTTTGAGGTTGCTGTCGAGACAGCACTTGGCGGAAGTATTCAGAATATTGTTACAGAGGATGACAGCACGGCAAAGAAGATCATTCAGTTCTTAAAACAGAACAAATATGGTCGTGCAACATTCCTTCCGTTGAATACGATCACAGACCGTGGTCAGGTTCGAAATGAAGTTCTGTCAGAACAGGGTGTGATCGGTATCGCATCTTCTCTGGTAAAGGCTGATGCGAAGTTTGACCGTCTTGTTAAGAACCTGCTTGGCAGGATCGTGGTTGTAGATAATATCGATCATGCACTTGCAGTTGCGAGAAAATATAATCAGTCTCTGAGACTGGTTACGATCGAAGGTGAACTGATCAATCCGGGCGGATCAATGACAGGTGGTGCGTTCCGTAATTCCAGTAATCTTCTTGGACGAAAGAGAGAATTGGATGAGATCAGGGAAAAGATCGATGAGTTAAATCTGATCGCAAAGGATGCAGCCGGACTGGATGAAGAATTAAAGACATCAAGAGATGCACTTCGTGCGCAGATTGAGACCTTAAATACAAGACTTCAGCAGGCATATCTTGAGAAGAATACATTGTCTTTAAATATGGAGCAGGTAGCATCCAAGCTTGCAGAATCCGAGAAAGCATTTGCATCGATCCAGAAAGAAATCAATGAGTTGAACAGTCAGATAGCGGAGATCAATACAAATAAAGATCAGATTGCTGATAATAATAAGAAGCATGAAGCTGCCAAGGTTCAGTGTGAAGAAATGATCAAGGAACTGGAAAGCAAGTCTATCGAAGCACAGAGTAAGCTTGCAGCAGCAAATACAAAGGTATCTGAATTGTTGATCGAATATAACTCGGTAAAACAGAAGGATGACTTTATTCAGGAGAATATAAGACGTATCCGGCAGGATGATGAGAAATTACAGGAAGAACTGGCATCCTATATAACACAGGTACAGGCGACAGGCACAGATATCACGAAGTTAGAAGAACAGGCAGAGGCGATCCGCAAGACGATCGAGGAAGATTCCGATGAAGTATCTGATCAGGAAGAACAACTGGCAGCATATCATAAAGAACGGGATGATATGACAGCCAGTCATAAAGAATTCTTTGCAATCCGGGAAGAATTATCCGAGAAGATCGCAGGTCTGGAAAAGGCAGTATTCAAGCTTGATTCAGCGATTGAGAAGAATACAGAGAAGTCGGATGAACTGTCGAATTATATGTGGGCAGAATATGAATTGACATTAAATATGGCGGCAGAGTTCCGGGATGAGGAATTAAACGATCTTTCATCTTTAAAGAAAGAGATTACTGCAGTAAAAGCAAAGATCAAATCACTTGGTGATGTCAATGTCAATGCGATCGAGGACTATAAAGAAGTATCAGAACGATATGAGTTCTTAAAGGGACAGCATGATGATATCGTTCTTGCAGAGAAGAATCTGTTAGATGTGATCGAGAAATTGAATGTATCCATGCAGGAACAGTTCAATACGAAGTTCAAAGAGATCCAGGTTATGTTCGACAAGGTCTTTAAAGAGCTGTTCGGTGGTGGACGAGGCGCACTGGAACTGGTCGACGATACCAATCTGTTAGAGACCGGTATCCGTATCATTGCACAGCCGCCGGGAAAAAAATTACAGAACATGATGCAGCTTTCCGGTGGTGAAAAGTCACTGACTGCGATTGCACTGTTATTTGCGATCCAGAGTCTGAAACCATCACCATTCTGTCTGCTGGACGAGATCGAAGCAGCACTGGATGATTCAAATGTAAGACGATTTGCACAGTATCTGAACCGACTGACAAAGGACACACAGTTTATTGTCATTTCACATAGAAAGGGAACCATGGAAGCAGCCGATATCCTGTATGGTATTACGATGCAGGAAAAGGGTGTATCCACTCTGGTATCCGTAAATCTGATCGAGAACGATCTGGACAAATAA
- the rpmF gene encoding 50S ribosomal protein L32, which yields MSICPKNKSSKARRDKRRANWKMTAPALVKCSKCGELMVPHRVCKNCGSYNKKEIISVGE from the coding sequence ATGTCAATTTGTCCAAAGAATAAGAGTTCAAAGGCCAGAAGAGATAAGCGTAGAGCTAACTGGAAGATGACTGCTCCTGCATTAGTAAAGTGCAGCAAGTGTGGCGAATTAATGGTTCCACATAGAGTATGTAAGAATTGTGGTTCATACAACAAGAAAGAGATTATCTCAGTAGGTGAGTAA
- a CDS encoding ASKHA domain-containing protein: protein MINVTVNGTEQIKCNKGDNLYQVLTAAGHVFAGNCGMKGRCNRCLVWNQDTGSFVKSCQYIVDRDISIRLEEEQLTGITGHKMNLPTEQRKKSVTSAYGIAIDIGTTTIGMELVDLNEKAVKCSFSTLNSQIATGADVVARIQAADTKEGLEHLRSLLFSDIQKGVDHMLINTPKAVDHIRRYVLAGNATMLSIAEGLTTENLFGYPFTLKNSDIRVIEQNDFIASPSFENAASDVICLPNIAAFSGADIAAGAVAAEIDRDFSYRMLIDLGTNGEIILCNKEYGVATSAACGSAFEGCFRTANIFGSNIFDMLALLLKRGQMDADGVLAEPYFESGISMGNNMKIDMETIRAFQLGKSAILSGILMLVREIGIEFSDIAEVCIAGGFGFHLNLTNAVTLGLFPQSFQGKMKVLGNTSLEGAYLSLIEPGFIDTINRFKEKIRYVDLSNRSDFNTIYIEHLPFRTY from the coding sequence ATGATAAATGTAACTGTAAACGGAACAGAACAGATCAAATGTAATAAAGGAGATAATTTGTATCAGGTATTGACTGCGGCAGGACATGTCTTTGCAGGAAACTGCGGCATGAAAGGACGCTGTAACCGGTGTCTGGTATGGAATCAGGATACTGGCAGTTTTGTAAAAAGCTGCCAGTACATTGTAGATAGGGATATCTCGATACGGCTGGAGGAAGAACAGCTTACCGGTATCACAGGGCATAAGATGAATCTGCCAACCGAACAGAGAAAGAAGTCTGTTACTTCCGCATATGGCATTGCCATTGACATCGGTACGACTACGATCGGTATGGAGCTTGTGGATCTGAACGAGAAAGCGGTTAAATGCTCATTCAGTACGCTTAACTCACAAATTGCGACAGGTGCTGATGTCGTAGCGAGGATTCAGGCGGCAGATACAAAGGAAGGTCTGGAGCATCTGCGGTCACTTTTGTTTTCGGATATTCAAAAGGGTGTTGACCATATGCTTATAAATACGCCGAAAGCTGTAGATCATATCCGCAGATATGTTCTGGCAGGAAATGCAACGATGCTTTCGATCGCAGAAGGGCTTACGACAGAGAATCTGTTTGGATACCCGTTTACACTTAAGAATTCGGATATCCGGGTGATAGAACAGAATGACTTTATCGCTTCTCCATCTTTTGAGAATGCGGCTTCGGATGTTATCTGTCTGCCGAATATTGCGGCATTTTCCGGCGCAGATATTGCAGCAGGCGCAGTTGCCGCAGAGATTGATCGGGATTTCTCATATCGTATGCTGATCGATCTTGGAACAAACGGGGAGATCATTCTCTGTAATAAGGAATACGGAGTGGCGACCTCTGCTGCCTGTGGTTCGGCGTTTGAAGGATGTTTTCGAACAGCAAATATATTCGGATCGAATATATTTGACATGCTGGCATTACTGTTAAAACGGGGACAGATGGATGCAGATGGAGTGCTTGCGGAACCATATTTTGAATCCGGTATCTCGATGGGTAACAATATGAAGATCGACATGGAGACGATCCGGGCATTTCAGCTTGGAAAATCAGCGATCCTTTCAGGAATTCTGATGCTTGTAAGAGAGATCGGTATTGAATTTTCCGATATCGCTGAAGTCTGTATTGCGGGAGGTTTTGGATTTCATCTGAATCTGACAAATGCAGTTACACTGGGACTATTTCCGCAGAGCTTTCAGGGAAAAATGAAGGTTCTTGGTAATACTTCACTTGAGGGTGCATATTTGTCCTTGATTGAACCGGGTTTTATTGATACAATAAACAGGTTTAAAGAGAAGATACGTTATGTGGATCTGAGTAATCGTTCGGATTTTAATACAATATATATCGAGCATCTGCCGTTTCGGACATATTAG
- the rnc gene encoding ribonuclease III codes for MNTERFHNIEDIIGYTFRDLDLLVTALTHKSYANERKINKVESYERSEFLGDAILEFVVSEYLYQNYPEYPEGKLTKLRASLVCEFTLSQISKELKFGHYVLLSKGEDLTGGRNRNSIMCDLFEAVLGAIYLDGGLDEAKKFVHRFLLDDVETHSLFYDAKSTLQELAQKEEKTLTYALLEEKGPDHNKSYVSEVCINGEHVATGEGASRKASEQTAAYNALLQIKKKQG; via the coding sequence ATGAATACAGAACGATTTCATAATATAGAAGATATCATTGGGTATACCTTTCGTGATCTGGATCTGCTTGTAACGGCATTAACACATAAGTCATATGCAAATGAACGCAAGATCAATAAGGTAGAATCCTATGAACGATCGGAATTCCTTGGAGATGCGATCCTGGAATTCGTTGTCAGTGAATATCTTTATCAGAATTATCCGGAATATCCGGAAGGAAAATTAACAAAGCTCCGAGCAAGTCTGGTATGTGAATTTACCTTATCCCAGATATCCAAGGAGCTAAAGTTTGGACATTATGTCCTGCTCAGCAAGGGAGAAGATCTGACCGGAGGGAGAAATCGGAACTCGATCATGTGTGATCTGTTTGAGGCGGTTCTCGGTGCAATCTATCTGGATGGCGGATTAGATGAAGCAAAGAAATTTGTCCACCGGTTTCTACTTGATGATGTAGAGACTCATTCACTGTTTTATGATGCCAAGTCAACCTTGCAGGAGCTTGCGCAGAAAGAAGAAAAAACCCTTACTTATGCCTTGTTAGAGGAGAAGGGACCGGATCATAATAAATCTTATGTATCCGAGGTGTGCATTAACGGGGAGCATGTTGCGACAGGTGAAGGAGCATCCAGAAAGGCTTCGGAGCAGACGGCAGCATATAATGCACTGTTACAAATAAAGAAAAAGCAGGGTTAA
- the ftsY gene encoding signal recognition particle-docking protein FtsY, whose protein sequence is MAEEKKGFFKRLKEGLSKTRNSIVDSFSSVFGASHIDDDFYEELEETFIMADMGYETTEKVIENLKERVKEARIKEPAACKELIINIIRDQMMVDESAYDFEKKKSVILVIGVNGVGKTTTIGKLAAQYKKSGKKVLIAAADTFRAAAIDQLKTWADRAGVEMISHNEGADPAAVVYDAVSAAKARNTDILLIDTAGRLHNKKNLMDELAKMRRIISRDYPDANVESLIVLDGTTGQNALEQARQFSNVTEIDGIVITKLDGTAKGGIAIAIQAELNVPVKFIGIGEKIDDLQRFDPSAYVEALFSGFDEDRSELDILMDGADL, encoded by the coding sequence ATGGCTGAGGAAAAGAAGGGATTTTTCAAACGATTAAAAGAAGGACTCAGTAAGACAAGAAATAGTATCGTAGACAGTTTTTCTTCCGTGTTCGGAGCATCCCATATTGATGATGATTTTTATGAAGAACTGGAAGAGACATTCATCATGGCTGATATGGGATATGAGACAACGGAAAAGGTGATCGAGAACCTGAAAGAACGTGTCAAGGAGGCCAGGATCAAAGAACCTGCGGCATGCAAGGAACTGATCATCAATATCATAAGAGATCAGATGATGGTGGATGAAAGTGCATATGATTTTGAAAAGAAAAAATCAGTTATACTTGTGATCGGTGTAAATGGTGTCGGTAAGACAACTACGATCGGTAAGCTGGCGGCCCAGTATAAGAAGAGCGGTAAAAAGGTTCTGATCGCAGCCGCTGATACATTCCGTGCAGCCGCAATCGATCAGTTAAAGACCTGGGCGGATCGTGCAGGTGTAGAGATGATCTCTCATAATGAGGGTGCAGATCCTGCGGCAGTTGTATACGATGCGGTATCTGCTGCAAAGGCAAGAAATACCGATATCTTATTGATCGATACAGCCGGAAGACTTCATAATAAAAAGAACCTGATGGATGAGCTGGCTAAGATGCGCCGCATCATTTCCAGAGATTATCCGGATGCAAATGTAGAATCCCTGATCGTGTTAGATGGAACGACCGGACAGAATGCATTAGAGCAGGCAAGACAGTTCAGCAATGTAACGGAGATTGATGGTATCGTGATCACAAAGTTAGACGGTACAGCCAAGGGTGGTATCGCGATTGCAATTCAGGCAGAATTGAATGTTCCGGTTAAATTTATCGGAATCGGTGAGAAGATTGACGACTTACAGCGTTTTGATCCGTCCGCATATGTGGAAGCACTGTTCTCAGGCTTTGACGAAGACCGAAGCGAGCTTGACATTCTTATGGATGGAGCTGATCTATAA
- a CDS encoding DUF177 domain-containing protein, which translates to MLIDLSEILSTEGQVKDYDVTSELKEFSFNGNVYVVDNVKDFHLTARNEGKRKASLKGGCVVTLKMLCDRCLDEITEDFEVDIDEMIDMAIFETDKVDEIEELDYLEDHIINMDMLLQKELMTLVPMQILCKDDCKGLCKVCGANLNHETCDCDDFVPDPRLSVFANILKG; encoded by the coding sequence ATGTTAATTGATTTATCAGAGATTTTATCGACAGAAGGGCAGGTAAAAGACTACGATGTTACATCTGAATTGAAGGAATTTTCTTTCAACGGAAATGTATATGTAGTCGATAATGTAAAGGATTTTCATCTTACCGCCAGAAATGAAGGAAAGAGAAAAGCAAGTCTTAAGGGTGGCTGTGTTGTTACACTTAAGATGTTATGTGACCGTTGTCTGGATGAAATTACAGAAGATTTTGAAGTGGACATAGACGAGATGATCGATATGGCTATCTTTGAAACAGATAAAGTTGATGAGATCGAGGAATTAGATTATCTGGAAGATCACATTATTAATATGGACATGCTTTTACAGAAGGAACTAATGACTTTAGTCCCGATGCAGATATTATGCAAAGATGATTGCAAAGGTCTGTGCAAAGTGTGTGGAGCAAATCTGAATCATGAAACATGTGATTGTGATGATTTTGTTCCGGATCCAAGATTATCAGTTTTTGCAAACATCTTGAAAGGTTGA
- the plsX gene encoding phosphate acyltransferase PlsX, protein MSEVTRVVVDAMGGDYAPEWIIRGAVEAINEGAKAQVILTGKEDVIKKELAKYTYDQSKIEVVNATEEITCHEAPVQAVRSKKDSSLVVGLNMVKNGEADAIISAGSSGAILAGGQLVVGRSKGVKRSPLAPLLPTSKGYSLLIDCGANVDARPEHLLQFAKMGSIYMENIEHVKNPRVAIVNIGDEEEKGNALVKETYPLLKECKDINFVGSIEAREIPNGAADVIVCEAFVGNVILKLYEGLAKMLLGEIKNTIMSSLKTKIGGLLIKSSLNGLKERFNAKNKGGAPLLGLKGLVVKIHGNSHNEEVKSAIFQCIDFKENGVNEKIAENIGKEVAK, encoded by the coding sequence ATGAGCGAAGTAACAAGAGTAGTCGTAGATGCCATGGGTGGAGATTACGCACCGGAGTGGATCATAAGAGGTGCCGTAGAAGCAATCAATGAAGGCGCAAAGGCACAGGTAATACTGACCGGTAAAGAAGATGTAATAAAAAAGGAACTTGCAAAATATACTTACGATCAGTCAAAGATCGAGGTTGTAAATGCAACAGAGGAGATCACCTGTCATGAAGCCCCGGTACAGGCTGTCAGAAGCAAGAAGGATTCTTCACTGGTGGTTGGTCTGAATATGGTAAAAAACGGAGAAGCTGATGCGATCATTTCAGCCGGAAGCTCAGGTGCGATCCTTGCAGGAGGTCAGTTAGTAGTCGGACGTTCCAAAGGTGTAAAACGTTCACCGCTTGCTCCATTACTTCCTACATCAAAGGGGTATTCTCTTCTGATCGATTGTGGAGCGAATGTCGACGCGAGACCGGAGCATCTGTTACAGTTTGCAAAGATGGGATCTATCTATATGGAGAATATTGAGCATGTAAAGAATCCAAGAGTTGCGATCGTAAATATCGGTGATGAAGAAGAAAAGGGAAATGCTCTAGTAAAAGAGACATATCCATTATTAAAAGAATGCAAGGACATTAATTTTGTCGGCAGTATCGAGGCAAGAGAGATTCCAAATGGTGCAGCGGATGTCATTGTCTGTGAAGCCTTTGTCGGAAATGTTATCTTAAAATTATATGAAGGTCTTGCAAAGATGCTCCTAGGTGAGATTAAGAATACGATCATGTCATCACTTAAGACCAAGATCGGAGGCCTTCTGATCAAGAGTTCATTAAATGGCTTAAAAGAGCGTTTTAATGCAAAGAACAAAGGTGGCGCACCTTTGCTTGGCTTAAAGGGCCTTGTTGTAAAGATCCATGGTAATTCTCATAACGAAGAGGTTAAGAGCGCTATTTTCCAGTGTATCGATTTCAAGGAAAATGGTGTAAATGAAAAAATTGCCGAGAATATTGGAAAAGAAGTGGCGAAGTAA
- the ilvA gene encoding threonine ammonia-lyase, whose product MAEELTLEKFEEAYNIIKKVVLPTKLVESEYYSNLTGNKVFFKPENMQLTGAYKIRGAYYKISTLTDEERQKGLITASAGNHAQGVAYAAKAYGVKATIVMPSSTPLIKVNRTKSYGAEVILYGDVYDESCAYALELAEDKGYTFIHPFDDLDVATGQGSVAMEIIKELPFVDYILVPIGGGGLATGVSTLAKMMNPNIKVIGVEPAGANCMQVSLKNKKVTTLPMVDTIADGTAVKTPGSKIFPYIQKNLDGIITVEDNELIVCFLDMLENHKMLVENSGLLTVAALKHLNVKGQKVVSILSGGNMDMITFASLVQHGLIARSRIFTVSTLLPDKPGALMNISKIIADLQGNIIKLEHNQFVSINRNSAVELVITLEAFGPEHKQLIINTLAEHGYRPKEKMTTGIYN is encoded by the coding sequence ATGGCAGAAGAACTTACATTAGAGAAATTTGAAGAGGCATATAATATAATTAAAAAAGTTGTTTTACCAACAAAGCTGGTAGAGAGCGAATATTACAGCAACCTGACAGGAAATAAAGTATTTTTTAAACCGGAAAATATGCAGCTTACCGGAGCATATAAAATCCGTGGAGCATATTACAAGATCAGTACGCTGACAGACGAAGAAAGGCAGAAGGGTCTGATCACTGCATCAGCCGGAAATCATGCACAGGGTGTTGCATATGCAGCAAAAGCATATGGGGTAAAAGCAACAATCGTTATGCCATCGTCAACTCCTCTAATCAAAGTAAACCGAACCAAATCATATGGAGCAGAGGTTATCTTATATGGAGATGTATACGATGAATCCTGCGCATATGCATTAGAGCTTGCAGAAGATAAGGGTTATACCTTTATTCATCCATTCGATGATCTGGATGTTGCGACCGGACAGGGCTCTGTTGCAATGGAGATCATCAAGGAGCTTCCGTTTGTAGATTATATTCTTGTTCCGATCGGTGGTGGCGGACTGGCTACCGGTGTATCTACACTTGCCAAGATGATGAATCCGAATATCAAAGTGATCGGTGTAGAACCCGCAGGTGCAAATTGTATGCAGGTTTCTTTGAAAAATAAGAAAGTAACGACACTTCCAATGGTAGACACGATCGCAGATGGTACGGCAGTTAAGACTCCGGGATCAAAGATCTTCCCATACATTCAGAAGAATCTGGATGGCATCATCACCGTAGAGGATAATGAGCTGATCGTCTGCTTCCTTGATATGCTTGAAAATCATAAGATGTTGGTTGAGAACTCCGGCCTGCTTACCGTTGCGGCCTTAAAGCATCTGAATGTGAAAGGACAGAAGGTTGTCAGCATCTTAAGTGGCGGTAATATGGATATGATCACATTTGCATCCTTAGTACAGCACGGATTGATTGCCAGAAGCCGTATCTTCACAGTTTCAACCTTGCTTCCGGATAAGCCGGGCGCGTTGATGAATATTTCCAAGATCATTGCAGATTTACAGGGAAATATCATCAAACTGGAGCATAACCAGTTCGTATCGATCAACCGTAATTCGGCAGTTGAACTTGTGATCACACTGGAAGCATTTGGTCCGGAACATAAGCAGCTGATCATTAATACGCTTGCAGAACATGGTTACAGACCAAAGGAAAAAATGACAACAGGAATTTATAATTAA